The nucleotide window AGGGGTTGTTGCAGAGACACAGTCGAATGTACTTACGATTAATCAAACCATTCCTTTGCAAGGGCGTGCCAATGTAACGCTTACGGTAGACACGACGATGTTAAATATTGAAGTCAAAAGTCTGATGCAACGAATTAAAGAAATGCTAGCCGTTGAAAAAGTCGAATTGGTCGGATCCGGTACCGGATCCGCAAATAAAGATAAGTGATGGAGAAAGAGTGAGGAATCATATGGAAACAATTGCATATTTAGGGCCTGAAGGAACGTTCAGTGAATTAGCGGCAACTGCCTTTACAAAATCCGCTGAACGCTTTCCATACAGAGATATTCCGAGTTGCTTGCAGGCACTCGCAAAAAAAGAAGTAGATGGCGCGGCCGTCCCATTGGAAAATACGATTGAAGGATCGGTAAATATCACACTTGACCATCTCGTGCACAAGCATGACCTCCCGATTGTCGGCGAGTTGGCAATTCCGATTGCCCAGCACTTGCTCGTGCATCCTAAAAATGCCGATCAATGCATGGAGACTGTGTATTCGCATCCTCACGCCCTTGCACAATGCCACGACTTTCTGTCAAAACATTTGGCAGATGCTGAATGGATGCACGCGTCGTCAACAGCTAAAGCCGCTCAAGAGATCTCCGAAGATTCGGGCTTGAAGCGGGCGGTAATTGCTAATCGATTGGCTGCGAAAAAATACGGACTGACCGTAGCTGCCGAGAACATTCATGACTTTGCCAATAACCACACCCGTTTTGTGCTTCTTTCCACGAGAAATGTACAGGAAGATACATTAAGGGAGATGCGACCGCATGTGAATAAAAAAACAACCATCGTCGTAACACTTCCCTCGGATTATTCCGGAGCGCTTCATCAAGTATTATCCGCATTTGCGTGGCGTAAACTCAACCTTTCGAAGATCGAGTCAAGACCGATGAAAACAGGGATCGGGCATTATTTTTTTATTATTGATATTGACCATGAATACGACGATGTGTTGGTCCCCGGGGCGCTTGAAGAAATCAAGGCTATTGGCTGTGGAGCGCGGTTACTCGGTTCGTACCCATCGGCCGTCATTCATGAAGAAAATGAAATGGAATCAACAGTTTAAATGAACAGCGGAGGAATGCCTGTATGCGGCGCCTCCGCTTTTTTTCGGCATGCGCTTATGAATACTCGCCTTCTTCCTCGCATATTGTTGTATTGGATGCAGTACGGTTACGGAAGCGAAAGAAGCTAATCACATGAACACGTGAATTGGAGGGAAAGAAACGTGAAAATCCACATTGTTCAGAAGGGCGATACATTATGGAATCTTGCCCAGAAATATGATGTCGACTTTGAAAAGCTAAAAGGAGCGAATACACAGCTTGCAAATCCCGAAATGATCATGCCTGGCATGAAACTCAAAATTCCTGGAAAAACAGTGCCGGCAAAAAAGGAAACGGAAACGAAAGAAGTTAAGGAAAAGCAAATGCCAAAGGCAGAACAAATGGAAAAACCTGCACCGGAAACACCAAAAGCGCCAAAAGCCCCAACACCTCCAAAGCCAAAGGAACCCGTGTACAAAAAGCCACAAGTACCGAAAAAAGAAGAACCTGCGCCCGCCAAACCGAAAGCCCAACCAAAACCTGCAGTCAAGCCACCGCCTAAGCAAATGCCGGTGATGCAAGTGCCAAAAAAACAACCGAAATCTGAAAAGGACAAAGAGAAGGAGGGAATGCCGCCGAAATTCCAAAAACCAACCTTACAAAAATATGAAGAGAAAAAAGAAATGCCCGAACAAGAGAAGCCAAAAAAACCACAGGAAAACACAGCAGACAAAGAAAAGGTGGCATTACCTCCAAAATTCCAAAAGCCTGTTTCTCAAAAAAATGAAGAAAAAAAGGAATCGGCACCAAAAACAGAGGAAACGGTGTATAAGAAACAGCCAATGGAAAAGCCTAAAATAAAAGAGCAACCGTGTAAAACGTGTGGACAACCGACCGGGATGTACGCACAGGCTTCCCAACAGCCGCCAATGCCGCCTCCATATGGAGTCCAACAGATCCCGCCGCATCTAATGCAATATTGTTTTGTCCCGGTTCAACAGCAAGGCTACCCGGCCGTGCCGTATTCACAATATGAGCATCCCGGCGGCTACAAACAGCAGCCGGAATTTCAAGAAGGATATGATCAATATTACCATGCATATGGCTATGGGAATGGGAATTATGGGAAAAACGGTTTAGAGCCGGGATACGGGACTGAATCACATGCTATGGCCCCGTACCGTTATACAATGCCGGCGCCACCCCCGTTGCCCGTTCATCCATATGAGCAAGGGTATGGATACTATCCGCCTGTTGTCCCCTATTACGAACCAGTATATTATCCGTATGATCCGAGACAATATGAGGGGCCGCGGGCTGAAGAAAATGAGGAGAACGAATAATTTGGCCGGTCTTCCTTCAACTGACAGGAGTAATCCCCCTTTTTTCTTCACAACTTAAAGCGTGAAGGGGGGCTATAATTTATGAAGAAGATGGCACTTTCACTGGCCGCTTTTTCGGTAATTACAGCAGGGGTAGCGGGCTGTGGAACTGCAGACGATAATGCCGCTGGTCCTGGGAATAATACCGGAGTGAATCATGTGGGGAATCAAACCGAGCAACAAGATGCAGGTTATGCTGGCTGGGATCGAACGGATCGTGGTGATCGCGGAGAAGGCCCGATCACGGATATGTTTACCGTAGATGATCGACAGGGGCAACAGCAACAAGGCCAAGGTATGGGGCAAGGCACTGGTACCGACGGTCAAAACCAAACCATGGATCGTCCGGGCGGAACGATGAACCACAACAATAACGGCGGAAATGGAGAACAGGACGAAATCCAGGAAATGATCTCGGAGATGGATAATATAGAGAACAGTCATGTGGTTGTTGATGATGACCACGTTCTTGTAGGGGTCAG belongs to Salicibibacter cibi and includes:
- the pheA gene encoding prephenate dehydratase yields the protein METIAYLGPEGTFSELAATAFTKSAERFPYRDIPSCLQALAKKEVDGAAVPLENTIEGSVNITLDHLVHKHDLPIVGELAIPIAQHLLVHPKNADQCMETVYSHPHALAQCHDFLSKHLADAEWMHASSTAKAAQEISEDSGLKRAVIANRLAAKKYGLTVAAENIHDFANNHTRFVLLSTRNVQEDTLREMRPHVNKKTTIVVTLPSDYSGALHQVLSAFAWRKLNLSKIESRPMKTGIGHYFFIIDIDHEYDDVLVPGALEEIKAIGCGARLLGSYPSAVIHEENEMESTV
- the safA gene encoding SafA/ExsA family spore coat assembly protein, encoding MKIHIVQKGDTLWNLAQKYDVDFEKLKGANTQLANPEMIMPGMKLKIPGKTVPAKKETETKEVKEKQMPKAEQMEKPAPETPKAPKAPTPPKPKEPVYKKPQVPKKEEPAPAKPKAQPKPAVKPPPKQMPVMQVPKKQPKSEKDKEKEGMPPKFQKPTLQKYEEKKEMPEQEKPKKPQENTADKEKVALPPKFQKPVSQKNEEKKESAPKTEETVYKKQPMEKPKIKEQPCKTCGQPTGMYAQASQQPPMPPPYGVQQIPPHLMQYCFVPVQQQGYPAVPYSQYEHPGGYKQQPEFQEGYDQYYHAYGYGNGNYGKNGLEPGYGTESHAMAPYRYTMPAPPPLPVHPYEQGYGYYPPVVPYYEPVYYPYDPRQYEGPRAEENEENE
- a CDS encoding YhcN/YlaJ family sporulation lipoprotein, producing MKKMALSLAAFSVITAGVAGCGTADDNAAGPGNNTGVNHVGNQTEQQDAGYAGWDRTDRGDRGEGPITDMFTVDDRQGQQQQGQGMGQGTGTDGQNQTMDRPGGTMNHNNNGGNGEQDEIQEMISEMDNIENSHVVVDDDHVLVGVRTSGNDGDETVDNIREDLEDETDKEVYVSDDEDIYDDIRGVENDLAEGTGEALDETGATIEGIIEDLSDAAQRPFEQSR